One part of the Mycobacterium marinum genome encodes these proteins:
- a CDS encoding exported or membrane protein has protein sequence MAHVHWWLIILSFLLGLVLTCALMVRSTKYQVAAAASGGGADAADAETKPPAMKTATAEPREKKAAAGEDAPKKKVPGAKKKTAAAKKAAARKIAGARKRPVKRMVGAKRVPKKKVARAKRAPTEKTAVTEESSAAQLAPGRFAPYGPGSARADADGTGPQGWVVKGRTDTRHYYTPEDSSYETTCAQVWFQDEAAAARAFFTAWSKSTHRK, from the coding sequence ATGGCCCATGTGCACTGGTGGTTGATAATCCTGTCGTTCCTACTCGGACTGGTATTGACCTGCGCCCTGATGGTCCGATCCACCAAATACCAAGTGGCAGCCGCTGCTTCGGGGGGCGGAGCCGACGCCGCAGACGCCGAGACCAAGCCCCCGGCGATGAAGACGGCGACCGCCGAGCCACGCGAAAAGAAGGCTGCCGCAGGCGAGGACGCGCCCAAGAAGAAGGTTCCCGGCGCGAAGAAGAAGACCGCCGCCGCGAAAAAGGCCGCCGCGCGCAAGATTGCTGGGGCCAGGAAGCGCCCAGTGAAGCGCATGGTGGGGGCCAAGCGAGTTCCGAAGAAAAAGGTTGCGCGGGCCAAGAGGGCACCGACCGAAAAGACCGCTGTTACCGAGGAGTCCTCGGCTGCCCAGCTGGCGCCGGGGCGGTTTGCCCCGTACGGCCCGGGTTCGGCCCGAGCCGATGCCGACGGCACTGGGCCCCAGGGCTGGGTCGTTAAGGGGCGCACCGACACCCGCCACTACTACACCCCCGAGGACTCGTCGTACGAGACGACGTGCGCTCAGGTCTGGTTTCAGGACGAAGCGGCCGCCGCGCGGGCATTCTTCACCGCGTGGAGCAAGAGCACGCACCGGAAGTGA
- a CDS encoding DUF2630 family protein, with product MANGRKPTDSETLAHIRDLVAEEKALRERLVHREISESEEHERLRLIEIELDQCWDLLRQRRALRETGGDPREASVRPAGQVEGYSG from the coding sequence ATGGCTAATGGGCGGAAACCGACGGACAGCGAAACCCTGGCCCATATCCGCGACCTTGTCGCCGAGGAGAAGGCATTGCGTGAGCGGCTTGTGCACCGCGAAATCTCCGAGTCAGAGGAGCATGAACGACTGCGCCTCATCGAAATCGAACTCGACCAGTGCTGGGATCTGCTGCGCCAGCGCCGGGCGCTGCGGGAGACCGGCGGCGACCCGCGGGAGGCAAGCGTGCGTCCCGCCGGCCAAGTCGAGGGATACTCCGGCTGA
- the pdxH gene encoding pyridoxamine 5'-phosphate oxidase, translating to MTGPNEQRLAAMRVEYGSPEKDASPDLDADWLGHGWLALVRKWIDDAEHAGIAEPNAMVLATVSQGRPVSRSVLCKAVDEAGITFFTSYDSAKGAELAETPYASVTFPWYQLGRQVHVRGPVSRVAAQVTEDYWSLRPRGSQLGAWASHQSQPIASRAALLDKLAQVTARFADVERIPVPPNWGGYLIAAEVVEFWQGRENRVHNRIRVSGAQIERLQP from the coding sequence ATGACAGGGCCAAACGAGCAGCGCCTGGCCGCGATGCGGGTGGAATATGGGTCACCCGAAAAGGATGCCAGTCCCGACCTGGATGCGGACTGGCTCGGCCACGGATGGCTTGCGCTGGTTCGTAAGTGGATCGACGACGCGGAACATGCCGGGATCGCCGAACCCAACGCGATGGTGCTGGCCACCGTTTCGCAGGGGCGCCCGGTCAGCAGGTCGGTGCTGTGCAAGGCGGTCGATGAGGCCGGAATTACGTTTTTCACCAGCTATGACTCGGCCAAGGGCGCCGAGCTGGCCGAGACTCCGTACGCGTCCGTGACGTTTCCGTGGTACCAGCTGGGGCGCCAAGTTCACGTCCGTGGCCCGGTGAGCCGGGTCGCTGCGCAGGTGACCGAGGACTACTGGTCTTTGCGGCCGCGCGGGTCTCAGCTGGGCGCATGGGCGTCGCACCAGTCGCAGCCGATCGCGTCGCGCGCGGCATTGCTCGACAAATTGGCGCAGGTGACGGCGCGCTTTGCCGACGTCGAGCGCATCCCGGTGCCGCCGAATTGGGGCGGCTATCTCATCGCAGCTGAGGTGGTCGAGTTCTGGCAGGGCCGGGAGAACCGGGTGCACAATCGGATTCGGGTCAGCGGCGCACAGATCGAACGTCTGCAACCCTGA
- a CDS encoding phytoene desaturase family protein — MKEFDVVVVGGGHNGLVAAAYLARAGLRVRVLERLGHVGGAAVSIQAFDGVEVRLSRYSYLVSLLPPQIIKDLGAPVRLARRQFSSYTPQPDTHGRSGLLIGTAGDDTFAAVGAAGDEPGFAAFYRRCRLVTERLWPTLLEPLRTRDQARRTVVDCGAPEALGAWHAMIEEPIGRAITAAVHDDLVRGVIATDALIGTFAGLDEPSLTQNICFLYHLLGGGTGDWDVPIGGMGSVTAGLAAAATGYGAEIVTGAEAVAVTPNGDVRYRAGDDEHLVRGRFVLAGVTPAVLAKLLGDTEPTLAPGAQVKVNMVLRRLPRLRDAAVTPEQAFAGTFHANETWTQLEAAHQRAAAGHLPDPLPCEAYCHSLSDPSILSPALRDSGAQTMTVFGLHTPHSVFGNADPDVLRDQLTAAVLASLNSVLAEPIQDVLLTDAHGRPCIETTTTADLQHTLHMTAGNIFHGALSWPFAENDDTLDTPAQQWGVATNHDQIMLCGSGARRGGAVSGIGGHNAAMAVLAYLRQDR; from the coding sequence ATGAAAGAATTCGATGTCGTCGTTGTCGGCGGCGGCCACAATGGCCTGGTCGCGGCCGCGTACCTGGCACGGGCGGGTCTGCGCGTGCGGGTGCTCGAGCGCCTGGGACACGTCGGCGGGGCAGCAGTCTCGATCCAGGCGTTCGACGGCGTCGAGGTTCGTCTATCCCGGTATTCCTACCTGGTCAGCCTGCTGCCGCCGCAGATCATCAAAGACCTGGGTGCCCCGGTCCGGCTAGCCCGGCGCCAGTTTTCGTCCTATACCCCCCAACCTGACACGCACGGACGCTCCGGCCTGCTGATCGGGACCGCCGGCGACGACACCTTTGCCGCGGTCGGCGCGGCCGGCGATGAGCCCGGGTTTGCCGCGTTCTATCGGCGCTGCCGGCTGGTGACCGAACGCCTGTGGCCGACGCTGCTCGAGCCGCTACGCACCCGCGACCAGGCCCGCCGCACCGTGGTGGACTGTGGCGCCCCCGAGGCACTCGGCGCCTGGCACGCCATGATCGAGGAACCGATCGGGCGCGCCATCACCGCCGCGGTGCACGATGACCTGGTTCGTGGCGTGATCGCTACCGACGCGCTGATCGGCACCTTCGCCGGGCTCGACGAGCCATCTTTGACCCAGAACATCTGCTTCCTCTATCACCTGCTCGGCGGCGGCACCGGTGACTGGGACGTCCCGATCGGTGGCATGGGTTCGGTGACCGCGGGGCTGGCCGCCGCCGCCACCGGATACGGCGCCGAAATAGTGACCGGCGCGGAAGCTGTCGCGGTCACCCCGAACGGTGACGTGCGCTATCGCGCTGGCGACGACGAACACCTGGTCCGCGGGCGCTTTGTGCTAGCCGGCGTCACCCCAGCGGTCCTGGCAAAGCTGCTGGGCGATACCGAACCAACCTTGGCCCCGGGCGCACAGGTCAAGGTGAACATGGTGCTGCGGCGACTACCTCGGTTGCGTGATGCCGCCGTCACACCCGAACAAGCCTTCGCCGGGACATTCCACGCCAACGAAACCTGGACCCAGCTGGAAGCCGCGCACCAGCGCGCGGCCGCCGGGCATCTGCCGGATCCGTTGCCGTGCGAGGCGTATTGCCATTCGCTGAGCGATCCGAGCATCCTGTCGCCCGCGTTGCGTGACTCCGGCGCGCAGACCATGACGGTGTTCGGCCTGCACACGCCGCACTCGGTGTTCGGAAACGCCGACCCCGACGTGCTGCGCGACCAACTCACCGCAGCGGTGCTGGCCTCACTGAACTCGGTCCTGGCCGAGCCGATTCAGGACGTGCTGCTGACCGACGCCCATGGCCGGCCGTGCATCGAGACCACGACCACCGCAGACCTACAGCACACGCTGCACATGACCGCCGGCAACATCTTCCATGGCGCGCTATCGTGGCCATTCGCCGAAAACGACGACACCCTGGACACCCCCGCCCAGCAATGGGGGGTGGCCACCAACCACGACCAAATCATGCTGTGCGGCTCGGGCGCCCGGCGGGGCGGCGCGGTGTCGGGTATTGGCGGGCACAACGCCGCTATGGCGGTGTTGGCCTACCTGCGGCAAGACCGCTGA
- a CDS encoding FAD-binding dehydrogenase, with protein MDADVIVVGAGLAGLVATHELTRRGKKVAVVDQENEKNLGGQAFWSFGGLFLVDSPEQRHLGIKDSLELAWNDWSGSAAFDRPDDEDFWATKWARAYVEFAAGEKRSYLTDLGIRFMPTVGWAERGDLRAEGHGNSVPRFHIAWGTGTGVVEPFVDSALQSAKDKLVTFYHRHRVDELVITDGVATGIKGTVLAPDDAERATPSNRDEVGEFELSAQAVIITTGGIGGNHDMVRRYWPDRMGTPPASMITGVPAYVDGRMLDIANDSGVRLVNRDRMWHYTEGVNNWDPIWPKHAIRIIPGPSSMWFDALGRRLPAPYLPGYDTLGTLRHLRTTPEIAKYDHSWFILNQKIIKKEFALSGSEQNPDITGKSRKAVLQERFLNKDATGPVEAFKRHGADFVVANSLEELVEKMNGLTDEPLLDPAAIRRQIEARDLQVANPFCKDVQVQGIRNARRALGDRLGRVAAPHRILDPKAGPLIATKLHILTRKTLGGIQTDLSSRAISNNGEPIAGLYAAGEVAGFGGGGVHGYNALEGTFLGGCIFSGRAAGRAAADAV; from the coding sequence ATGGACGCTGATGTCATCGTCGTCGGTGCAGGTTTGGCCGGGCTGGTCGCCACTCACGAACTCACCCGCCGGGGTAAGAAGGTCGCGGTGGTCGATCAGGAGAACGAGAAGAACCTCGGCGGTCAGGCCTTTTGGTCGTTCGGCGGACTCTTCCTGGTGGACAGCCCCGAACAGCGCCACCTCGGAATCAAAGATTCCCTGGAGTTGGCGTGGAACGACTGGTCCGGCAGCGCGGCGTTCGACCGGCCCGACGATGAAGACTTCTGGGCCACCAAGTGGGCGCGCGCCTACGTGGAGTTCGCCGCCGGCGAGAAGCGCTCTTATCTGACCGACCTCGGAATCCGGTTCATGCCCACCGTGGGATGGGCCGAGCGCGGCGACCTGCGCGCCGAGGGCCACGGCAACTCCGTTCCCCGTTTCCACATCGCCTGGGGCACCGGCACCGGCGTCGTGGAACCGTTTGTCGACTCCGCTCTACAGAGCGCCAAGGACAAGCTGGTGACCTTCTACCATCGGCACCGCGTTGACGAGCTGGTCATCACCGACGGCGTTGCCACCGGGATCAAAGGCACCGTGTTGGCGCCCGATGACGCGGAGCGCGCCACTCCGTCCAACCGCGACGAGGTAGGCGAGTTCGAACTGTCGGCGCAGGCGGTCATCATCACCACCGGCGGGATCGGCGGCAACCACGACATGGTGCGGCGATACTGGCCGGACCGGATGGGCACCCCGCCAGCCTCGATGATCACCGGCGTGCCCGCCTATGTCGATGGCCGGATGCTCGACATCGCCAACGACAGCGGGGTACGCCTGGTCAACCGCGACCGGATGTGGCACTACACCGAAGGCGTCAACAACTGGGACCCCATCTGGCCCAAGCACGCCATCCGCATCATCCCCGGCCCGTCGTCGATGTGGTTCGACGCACTGGGGCGCCGGCTACCGGCCCCCTACCTGCCCGGCTACGACACCTTGGGCACCCTGCGCCACCTGCGCACCACCCCCGAGATCGCCAAGTACGACCACTCCTGGTTCATCTTGAACCAGAAGATCATCAAGAAGGAGTTCGCCCTCTCGGGTTCCGAGCAGAACCCCGACATCACCGGCAAGAGCCGCAAAGCCGTTCTGCAAGAACGGTTTTTAAACAAGGACGCGACCGGTCCGGTCGAGGCGTTCAAGCGCCACGGCGCCGACTTCGTCGTCGCCAACAGCCTGGAAGAACTCGTCGAGAAGATGAACGGCCTGACCGACGAACCGCTGCTGGATCCGGCCGCGATCCGCAGGCAGATCGAAGCGCGGGATCTGCAGGTCGCCAACCCATTCTGCAAGGACGTTCAAGTTCAGGGGATCCGCAATGCGCGACGCGCCCTTGGCGACCGGCTCGGCCGCGTCGCGGCGCCACACCGCATCCTCGACCCCAAGGCGGGGCCGCTGATCGCGACGAAACTGCACATCCTGACCCGAAAAACATTGGGCGGCATCCAAACCGATCTGTCGTCGCGGGCGATAAGCAACAACGGCGAACCGATCGCGGGCCTGTATGCGGCGGGAGAGGTCGCGGGGTTCGGCGGCGGCGGCGTGCACGGTTATAACGCGCTGGAAGGCACGTTCCTGGGCGGCTGCATTTTCTCCGGGCGCGCCGCTGGCCGTGCTGCCGCCGACGCCGTCTGA
- the prrA gene encoding two-component system response regulator PrrA translates to MGGMDTGANSPRVLVVDDDSDVLASLERGLRLSGFEVSTAVDGAEALRSATETRPDAIVLDINMPVLDGVSVVTALRAMDNDVPVCVLSARSSVDDRVAGLEAGADDYLVKPFVLAELVARVKALLRRRGATATSSSETITVGPLEVDIPGRRARVNGVDVDLTKREFDLLAVLAEHKTAVLSRAQLLELVWGYDFAADTNVVDVFIGYLRRKLEANGGPRLLHTVRGVGFVLRMQ, encoded by the coding sequence ATGGGCGGCATGGACACTGGTGCGAACTCACCTCGGGTCTTGGTGGTCGACGACGATTCCGATGTGCTCGCCTCGCTGGAGCGCGGTCTGCGGCTGTCCGGATTCGAAGTATCGACCGCCGTCGACGGTGCCGAGGCCTTGCGCAGCGCCACCGAGACCCGGCCGGACGCGATCGTGCTCGACATCAACATGCCCGTGCTGGACGGCGTCAGTGTCGTTACCGCACTGCGTGCCATGGACAACGACGTCCCGGTCTGTGTGCTGTCCGCGCGCAGCTCGGTCGATGACCGAGTGGCCGGTCTGGAGGCCGGCGCAGATGACTATCTGGTCAAGCCATTCGTGCTGGCCGAATTGGTGGCCCGGGTCAAAGCGCTGCTGCGTCGCCGCGGGGCCACCGCGACATCTTCATCGGAAACCATCACGGTGGGCCCGCTGGAAGTAGACATCCCCGGCCGACGGGCCCGGGTCAACGGTGTCGACGTCGACCTCACCAAGCGCGAGTTCGACCTGCTCGCGGTCCTGGCCGAGCACAAGACGGCGGTGCTGTCGCGGGCACAACTACTCGAACTGGTGTGGGGCTATGACTTCGCCGCCGACACCAACGTCGTGGACGTATTCATCGGCTACCTACGCCGCAAGTTGGAGGCCAACGGCGGCCCGCGGCTACTGCACACGGTCCGCGGGGTCGGATTCGTGCTCAGGATGCAATGA
- the prrB gene encoding two-component system sensor histidine kinase PrrB: MNILSRIFARTPSLRTRVVVATAIGAAIPVLIVGTVVWVGITNDRKERLDRRLDEAAGFAIPFVPRGLDEIPRSPNDQDALITVRRGDLVKSNSDITLPKLQKDYADTYIRGVRYRVRTVEIPGPEPTSVAVGATYDATIAETNNLHRRVLLICTFAIGAATVFAWLLAVFAVRPFKQLAEQTRSIDAGDEAPRVEVHGASEAIEIAEAMRGMLQRIWNEQIRTKEALASARDFAAVSSHELRTPLTAMRTNLEVLSTLDLPDDQRKEVLNDVIRTQSRIEATLGALERLAQGELSTSEDHVPVDITELLDRAAHDAMRIYPDLDVSLVPSPTCIIVGLPAGLRLAVDNAIANAVKHGGSTRVQLSAVSSRAGVEIAVDDNGSGVPEAERQMVFERFSRGSTASHSGSGLGLALVAQQAHLHGGTASLQNSPLGGARLLLKLPGPS, encoded by the coding sequence ATGAACATCTTGTCGCGAATTTTCGCCCGTACGCCCTCGCTGCGCACCCGGGTGGTCGTCGCGACGGCCATCGGCGCCGCGATTCCGGTGCTCATCGTCGGAACCGTGGTCTGGGTCGGGATCACCAACGACCGCAAGGAACGGCTGGACCGCCGGCTGGACGAGGCCGCGGGTTTCGCCATCCCGTTCGTGCCGCGTGGCCTCGACGAGATACCGCGCTCCCCCAATGACCAGGACGCACTGATCACGGTCCGCCGGGGCGACCTGGTCAAGTCGAACTCCGACATCACGCTGCCCAAGCTGCAAAAGGACTACGCCGACACCTACATCCGGGGGGTGCGTTACCGGGTGCGGACGGTCGAGATCCCCGGACCGGAGCCAACATCGGTCGCGGTGGGCGCGACCTACGACGCGACCATCGCCGAGACCAACAACCTGCACCGCCGGGTGCTGTTGATCTGTACGTTCGCCATCGGCGCGGCAACGGTATTTGCCTGGCTGCTGGCCGTATTCGCGGTGCGGCCCTTCAAACAGCTCGCCGAGCAAACCCGCTCGATCGATGCCGGAGACGAGGCGCCGCGGGTAGAAGTGCACGGCGCCAGCGAGGCCATCGAGATCGCCGAGGCCATGCGAGGCATGCTTCAGCGCATCTGGAATGAGCAGATTCGAACCAAGGAGGCGCTGGCCTCGGCGCGCGACTTCGCCGCGGTGTCCTCCCACGAACTGCGCACTCCCCTGACCGCCATGCGAACAAACCTCGAGGTGCTTTCCACCCTGGATCTTCCCGACGACCAGCGCAAAGAAGTGCTCAACGACGTGATTCGGACGCAATCGCGAATCGAGGCCACCCTGGGTGCCCTGGAGCGGTTGGCCCAGGGCGAACTGTCGACATCCGAAGACCATGTGCCGGTTGACATCACCGAGTTGCTCGACCGTGCCGCCCACGACGCGATGCGCATTTACCCCGACCTCGATGTGTCGCTGGTGCCCTCGCCGACCTGCATCATCGTCGGCTTGCCGGCGGGGTTGCGGCTGGCCGTGGACAACGCCATCGCCAATGCGGTCAAACATGGCGGGTCCACCCGGGTCCAGCTGTCCGCGGTCAGTTCACGGGCCGGGGTCGAGATCGCCGTCGACGACAACGGCAGCGGTGTCCCCGAAGCCGAGCGCCAGATGGTGTTCGAGCGGTTCTCCCGAGGGTCGACGGCGTCGCATTCGGGCTCCGGCCTCGGGTTGGCCCTGGTGGCCCAGCAGGCCCACTTGCATGGCGGGACCGCGTCACTGCAGAACAGCCCACTCGGCGGCGCGCGACTGCTACTGAAACTTCCCGGCCCCAGCTAG
- a CDS encoding citrate synthase: MSDTDDTATLKYPGGEIDLQIAHATEGADGIALGPLLSKTGHTTFDNGFVNTASCKSSITYIDGDAGILRYRGYPIDQLAEKSTFIEVCYLLIYGELPNTDQLAQFTGRIQRHTMLHEDLKRFFDGFPRNAHPMPVLSSVVNALSAYYQDALDPMDSEQVELSTIRLLAKLPTIAAYAYKKSVGQPFLYPENSLTLVENFLRMTFGFPAEPYHPDPEVVRALDMLFILHADHEQNCSTSTVRLVGSSRANLFTSISGGINALWGPLHGGANQAVLEMLEQIRDSGDDVSEFVRKVKNREAGVKLMGFGHRVYKNYDPRARIVKEQADKILSKLGGDDSLLGIAKELEEAALTDDYFIERKLYPNVDFYTGLIYRALGFPTRMFTVLFALGRLPGWIAHWREMHDEGDSKIGRPRQIYTGYTERDYVAMDGR; this comes from the coding sequence GTGTCCGACACCGACGACACCGCAACTCTGAAGTACCCGGGGGGCGAGATCGACCTGCAGATCGCCCATGCCACCGAGGGTGCTGACGGCATTGCGCTCGGCCCGCTGCTGTCCAAGACCGGACACACCACGTTCGACAACGGCTTCGTCAATACCGCGTCGTGCAAAAGCTCAATCACCTACATCGACGGTGACGCCGGCATTCTGCGCTACCGCGGATACCCGATCGACCAGCTGGCGGAGAAGTCGACCTTCATCGAGGTCTGCTACCTGCTGATCTACGGCGAGTTGCCCAACACCGACCAGCTCGCCCAGTTCACCGGCCGGATCCAGCGCCACACCATGCTGCACGAGGACCTCAAGCGGTTCTTCGACGGTTTCCCCCGCAACGCCCACCCGATGCCGGTGCTGTCCAGCGTGGTCAACGCGCTCTCGGCGTACTACCAGGACGCGCTGGACCCGATGGACAGCGAGCAGGTTGAGCTCTCGACGATCCGGTTGCTGGCCAAGCTGCCGACCATCGCCGCCTACGCCTACAAGAAGTCGGTTGGCCAGCCGTTCCTCTACCCGGAGAACTCCCTGACGCTGGTCGAGAACTTCTTGCGGATGACGTTCGGCTTCCCCGCCGAGCCCTACCACCCCGACCCTGAGGTGGTGCGGGCGCTGGACATGCTGTTCATCCTGCACGCCGACCACGAGCAGAACTGCTCGACCTCCACGGTGCGGCTGGTGGGTTCCTCCCGGGCCAACCTGTTCACCTCGATCTCGGGCGGCATCAACGCCCTCTGGGGCCCGCTGCACGGCGGTGCCAACCAGGCGGTGCTCGAGATGCTCGAGCAGATCCGCGACAGCGGCGACGACGTGAGCGAGTTCGTCCGCAAGGTGAAGAACCGCGAAGCCGGCGTCAAGCTGATGGGCTTTGGCCACCGCGTCTACAAGAACTACGACCCCCGCGCCAGGATCGTCAAGGAGCAGGCCGACAAGATCCTGTCCAAGCTCGGCGGCGATGACTCCCTGCTGGGTATCGCGAAGGAGCTCGAAGAGGCGGCGTTGACCGACGACTACTTCATCGAGCGCAAGCTCTACCCCAACGTCGACTTCTACACCGGCCTGATCTACCGTGCCCTCGGCTTCCCCACCCGGATGTTCACCGTGCTGTTTGCGCTGGGCCGGCTGCCGGGCTGGATCGCGCACTGGCGCGAAATGCACGACGAGGGTGACAGCAAGATCGGGCGTCCGCGCCAGATCTACACCGGTTACACCGAGCGCGACTATGTCGCGATGGACGGGCGGTAG
- a CDS encoding OmpA family protein produces MGTDAGLDEAPAPTEAPKEPKFERRPLGVSWLIGVVVIPLLLAALGYGAYQRPTSVNGPTGELPTVTASSAKPDRPELSLSLLSVSRSGNTLTLIGDFPNEDAKAALMTSLKGLLSQNVTVVDQIQIDPKVRALDFSNAEPVFSASGPIPDFTLKVERDTITLTGTAASPDQKDAVGSAATSVWPDVNVENQIEVKGQPAGSTPPTGPAATGACADLQAAVTALTGGAIAFGNDGVSLTPDSNKVLTQVVDKLRACPDAKVTVNGYTDNSGSEGLNIPLSAQRAQTVADFLVAHGVATDHITAKGLGSANPIASNDTAEGRIKNRRVEIVVS; encoded by the coding sequence GTGGGTACCGACGCGGGCTTGGACGAGGCGCCCGCACCCACCGAGGCGCCGAAGGAACCGAAATTCGAACGGCGCCCGCTGGGCGTTTCCTGGCTAATCGGCGTGGTGGTTATTCCATTGCTGTTGGCGGCCCTCGGTTACGGCGCCTACCAGCGTCCGACGTCGGTCAACGGGCCGACCGGTGAGCTGCCGACCGTTACGGCGAGTTCCGCTAAGCCAGATCGGCCCGAGTTGTCGTTGTCATTGCTGTCGGTGAGCCGCAGTGGCAATACCCTGACGCTAATCGGCGATTTTCCCAATGAAGATGCCAAAGCGGCGCTGATGACGTCGCTCAAGGGCCTGCTGAGTCAAAATGTCACCGTGGTCGATCAGATCCAGATCGATCCCAAGGTCCGCGCGCTTGATTTCTCCAACGCCGAACCTGTTTTCTCCGCCAGCGGGCCGATTCCGGATTTCACCCTCAAGGTGGAACGGGACACCATCACCTTGACCGGAACCGCCGCATCGCCGGACCAGAAGGATGCGGTCGGAAGCGCGGCAACGAGCGTTTGGCCCGACGTGAACGTGGAAAACCAGATCGAGGTCAAGGGGCAGCCTGCTGGCAGCACCCCTCCAACGGGTCCCGCGGCCACCGGCGCATGTGCCGACCTGCAGGCGGCCGTCACGGCGCTGACCGGTGGGGCGATCGCCTTCGGGAACGATGGGGTGAGCCTGACCCCGGACAGCAATAAGGTCCTGACTCAGGTGGTGGACAAGTTGAGGGCGTGTCCGGATGCCAAGGTGACGGTCAACGGCTACACGGACAACAGCGGCAGCGAAGGCCTCAACATTCCGTTGAGCGCTCAGCGTGCCCAGACGGTGGCCGACTTCCTCGTGGCCCACGGCGTTGCCACCGATCACATCACCGCCAAGGGTCTCGGCTCGGCGAACCCGATCGCCAGCAATGACACGGCCGAGGGCCGCATCAAGAACCGCCGTGTCGAAATCGTGGTCAGCTAA
- a CDS encoding flavin-containing monooxygenase — translation MTRRDPSVAIVGAGMAGICMAITLLNSGITDVTIYEKADEVGGTWRENTYPGLVCDVPSRLYQYSFAKNPDWSNLFSPGGEIQSYFCGIADRYRLRDRIRFGTEIVSARFEDDHWSVVTDSGEETAVDFLIVATGLLHHPRVPAIAGLDDFGGSAFHSARWDHRVAVQGQRVAVIGSGSTGVQLVSALAGVAAKVTMFQRTPQWILPWPNRQYSKVSRACYRGAPWLESLAYKIWGRAFEQFTAALTRPGWHRRVTGMTCRASLRLVRDPHLRQALTPDYQPMCKRLVMSSGFYRAIQRDDVELVTTGIDRIENAGIVTDDGVLREVDVIVLATGFDSHAFFRPMKLIGRDGVEIDEVWRGGPYAYQTVAMPDFPNFFMLLGPHSPVGNYPLTGIAESQADHILRWIQRWRSSEFDTVEPTSWATDEFNAKLRAAMPRTVWTTGCSSWYLNDDGVPEVWPFAPAEHRAMLADPDLDQYHLRRRPEVLAW, via the coding sequence ATGACAAGGCGTGATCCTTCCGTCGCCATCGTTGGCGCAGGTATGGCCGGAATCTGCATGGCAATTACGTTGCTCAACAGTGGAATTACCGATGTCACCATCTACGAGAAGGCCGATGAGGTCGGTGGGACATGGCGTGAGAACACATATCCGGGCCTGGTCTGTGATGTGCCTTCGCGGCTTTATCAGTACTCGTTTGCCAAGAATCCGGATTGGTCGAACTTATTCTCGCCGGGCGGCGAAATTCAATCCTACTTCTGTGGGATTGCCGACCGTTATCGATTGCGGGACCGGATTCGTTTCGGGACCGAAATCGTCAGCGCTCGATTTGAAGACGATCACTGGTCGGTGGTGACGGATAGCGGCGAAGAGACGGCGGTCGACTTCTTGATCGTGGCCACCGGTTTGCTGCACCACCCGCGGGTGCCGGCGATCGCAGGTTTGGACGACTTCGGAGGCAGCGCCTTTCACTCGGCCCGGTGGGATCATCGGGTCGCGGTGCAGGGGCAGCGCGTGGCGGTGATCGGTAGCGGATCAACCGGCGTGCAACTCGTCTCCGCCCTGGCGGGTGTGGCGGCCAAGGTCACCATGTTCCAGCGCACCCCGCAGTGGATCCTGCCGTGGCCTAACAGGCAGTACTCAAAGGTGAGTCGTGCCTGCTACCGCGGGGCGCCGTGGCTCGAATCGTTGGCCTACAAGATATGGGGCCGGGCCTTCGAACAATTCACCGCGGCGCTGACCAGGCCGGGCTGGCATCGCCGCGTAACGGGGATGACGTGCCGTGCCAGCCTGCGCCTGGTCCGGGATCCACACCTGCGCCAGGCTTTGACTCCGGACTACCAGCCGATGTGTAAGCGGCTGGTGATGTCCTCGGGGTTCTACCGTGCTATTCAGCGTGACGATGTCGAGCTGGTCACCACGGGCATCGACCGCATTGAAAACGCGGGCATCGTGACCGACGACGGGGTGCTGCGCGAGGTGGACGTCATCGTGCTCGCCACCGGATTCGACTCGCACGCGTTCTTCCGGCCGATGAAGCTGATCGGCCGCGACGGTGTCGAGATCGACGAGGTATGGCGCGGCGGCCCATATGCGTATCAGACGGTGGCAATGCCGGACTTTCCGAACTTTTTCATGCTGCTGGGTCCGCATAGTCCAGTGGGGAATTACCCGTTGACTGGCATTGCCGAATCGCAGGCCGATCACATATTGCGCTGGATACAGCGGTGGCGCAGCAGCGAGTTCGACACGGTCGAGCCGACGTCGTGGGCAACCGATGAATTCAATGCCAAGCTGCGGGCTGCGATGCCCAGGACGGTGTGGACGACGGGTTGCAGCAGCTGGTATCTGAACGATGATGGGGTGCCGGAGGTGTGGCCATTCGCGCCGGCCGAGCATCGGGCCATGCTCGCCGATCCCGACCTCGATCAGTATCACTTGCGTCGCCGGCCCGAGGTCCTGGCCTGGTAG